The sequence GTCTACGTTTTTTTCATGTAACATAATAGTTTATATCCTAAAATCCCGGAGATTTTTTCCCCTACGCCAAGGACTCAATAATATCAAGGCTTCACGGCGTTTTTCTGTAGGGTAATAAAACTTAACCTACCAAGCCCTAAAATCGTGCTTGAAATGCTGTAACCCCTTATAAATACTAGGTTTAAGAATTGTAGGTTAAATTTTGAGCGGGATTTTAGGTTTATATGTAAAGGCTTTTACATGCCTCTCAACGTCAATTCTGGGCGTTCAATTTTTTTCACCGTCCATGGAAATTCGATACCGGTACAAATTTCTTTATTCAAATTCCTTATCCTGTATCCACGAGGCAATTTTACCATTTTTTCAGTAAACCTAATCTTCCCTCCTTAGTCCATGGTAACGTAATCTTCACAGTGATTTTACCAGATGAACTGTGACTTACATAATTCGCTATAACAAATCAGTTTAATTTAGCGATTTCATCTCCTTCTGTTCTTTAATTTCTTTCAAAACCTTGTCAAAATCTAGTTCAATTATTTCTCCAGAATGAGGCCATTTATACAATATAATATCTACCAACAATTTGCCACAGCTATTTATTTCGGAAATTTCAACTTTAGAATTATGAACTCCTTTATTTGTTATCTTCCTAATATAGTGGCACTTATCGGCAATATTGTCAGTTATAATCCTCTTATTTTGTAAATAACAGATTTTATTTGACAAATTCATTTTATCACTATGCAGTTCATAAGAACTTATAAATTCTTCAAGTGCTTGACGCAAGAATAAACATCTTTCTTCTGATGAGTTATAGTACGCTTTAGGTAAAATTTCTGCAATTTTTTTATTGTACCTATATAAATATTGTATTTCTTTTGGAACTGATTCTCTACGTTTCTTATCTTCTTCTAAATCATGTTTTAACATATAATCAAATTCTAAACAAGAATCATCTTTTCCACATAGTATTTTACCTATTTCTATAACTTCATTTATAAATGACATATTATATCTCCTTTAATTAACAATATTTTTGCTACAATATATTCATAGTATTCTCTTGGGAACAACTGACGAAATCAATCAGTATTTAGTTTCTGTATGCTATATTTGCAAATTATCTACCACAGTTGTACTTGTCAATCCGCTGCTGGCCTGCTACCAGCAAAGAAATCTTGCCTACCCTTGTATCTTGTTGAATATTATCATAATACGTTTACACGCCATTACACCATTACACCATTACACCGCTATACAATTACGCCATTATCCTACCTATCCGCCGGAAAAACGACCTTATTTTACGCGGACTCATGGTGCCAGATTCCTTTAATCCATCCGACACTTCCAAAGCATACGGATGAAACTGTTTGTTTATTTTCAGTACGTTTTCTCTGTCAACGTTAACTGACAATATCACTGATTTATGCAATGATAGTATATCGCGTTCAAGATTATCCTTTTTATATTTCTGGTCGTCAATGTCGAGCAAAATCATTTCTGCAGTACTATTTTCAGCTTTCTCAAAGGAGAACGATTTATTGTAATAATATCGCTTAATAACTGGACAAGGTATTTGATAGATATATTCATTGCTTTCGCCCCCATTAAGCTGCACATAATCCAAACCTACCAGCGTCTGAACAGCCAGAGAAGTGTTTTCCCCGGCCAACAGGCCCTGCTAAAGGCGTTGTATTTGGCAACGTTTGAAGCTACCAAGAAATGGTCCATGCCCATCCGAAACTGGGGCAAAGTAAGGGGCGAACTGACCATTATGCACCCTGATAGATTAAAACCGTAAAATACATCCATGCTGAAATCATAGAAGACCTTTTACAGACTTTTATTCACACCCTCTATTAACATTTTACTGTGGATAACCCCAATTAGCAACACTAAAAATAACACAATGAATGAGCGTACGTGTTATTTTTACGCCTAAATCCGGCCTAAAAATACGATATCCATTTTAAGCTATCTAACGACCTCTCTGAGCGACTTTATGATTTATGCGATGTTTTATATGCGTTATGTTATTATTAAGTATTACAGACGAT comes from Selenomonas ruminantium subsp. lactilytica TAM6421 and encodes:
- a CDS encoding DUF4145 domain-containing protein; translation: MSFINEVIEIGKILCGKDDSCLEFDYMLKHDLEEDKKRRESVPKEIQYLYRYNKKIAEILPKAYYNSSEERCLFLRQALEEFISSYELHSDKMNLSNKICYLQNKRIITDNIADKCHYIRKITNKGVHNSKVEISEINSCGKLLVDIILYKWPHSGEIIELDFDKVLKEIKEQKEMKSLN